From a single Fusobacterium ulcerans ATCC 49185 genomic region:
- a CDS encoding ABC transporter permease has translation MLLGTLEQSFIFAVMVLGVYISYKILDFPDMTVDGSFPLGAAVAAASIVKGVNPVLALILAMAAGAAAGFITGMIHVKLKVTNLLAGIIVMTGLYSINLRIMGKSNIPLFSVKHLFNGNVSAIIVVAVILLIVKLGIDFLLKTKFGFALKALGDNESLIISLGLNEKTLKIYGLMLANSLVALSGAILAQYQGFADVGMGTGTIITGLASIIIGDALFGKKKVIKISMMVILGTIIYRTIIALSLKVGMNASDLKLITSALVVIIIFLKEKKHLLKGGVVNA, from the coding sequence ATGTTATTAGGAACATTAGAACAAAGTTTTATTTTTGCAGTAATGGTATTAGGAGTTTATATATCATATAAGATACTGGACTTTCCAGATATGACAGTGGATGGGAGTTTTCCCTTAGGAGCAGCAGTGGCAGCAGCTTCTATAGTAAAAGGAGTTAATCCTGTACTGGCACTTATTCTGGCTATGGCAGCAGGAGCAGCAGCAGGATTTATTACAGGAATGATCCATGTAAAGCTAAAAGTTACAAATCTTCTGGCTGGTATTATTGTTATGACAGGTCTTTACAGCATAAATTTAAGAATAATGGGAAAATCTAATATACCTCTATTTTCAGTAAAACATCTGTTTAATGGAAATGTTTCAGCTATCATTGTAGTAGCTGTTATCCTTCTTATAGTAAAATTAGGAATAGATTTTCTTCTTAAAACAAAATTTGGTTTTGCACTTAAAGCTCTTGGGGATAATGAAAGCCTTATAATTTCATTGGGATTAAATGAAAAAACATTGAAAATATATGGACTTATGCTTGCAAATAGTCTTGTAGCTCTTTCAGGAGCAATACTTGCACAGTATCAAGGATTTGCTGATGTAGGAATGGGAACAGGAACAATCATCACAGGTCTGGCATCTATAATAATTGGGGATGCACTCTTTGGAAAAAAGAAAGTAATAAAAATATCAATGATGGTAATACTTGGAACTATAATATATAGAACTATAATAGCGCTGTCTTTAAAAGTAGGAATGAATGCAAGTGATTTGAAACTTATAACTTCAGCACTTGTAGTGATAATAATTTTCTTGAAAGAAAAAAAACATTTGTTAAAAGGAGGGGTTGTAAATGCTTAA